A genomic region of Halomonas aestuarii contains the following coding sequences:
- a CDS encoding TIGR04282 family arsenosugar biosynthesis glycosyltransferase: MSADPRGRFPLAILAKAPIPGRVKTRLIPALGAEGACRLHERLLRHALDVALAATVPERITLWTALDHGHPLFQALAAEHGITLRAQPEGDLGERMHRALAAMEAPGLLIGSDCPALTPTLLTLCRAALNDADGVFLPVEDGGYALVGVRRSDRHLFTAIDWGKNQVMAQTRERAEALGWRLACPARLWDVDRPEDLERLARHGEPFTGITPDDRG, translated from the coding sequence ATGTCCGCTGATCCTCGCGGCCGCTTTCCCCTGGCGATACTGGCCAAGGCGCCGATCCCCGGACGGGTGAAGACGCGGCTGATCCCGGCCCTGGGCGCCGAGGGGGCCTGCCGGCTCCACGAGCGACTGCTGCGCCATGCCCTGGACGTGGCCCTGGCGGCCACCGTGCCGGAGCGCATCACGCTGTGGACCGCCCTGGATCATGGCCACCCGCTCTTCCAGGCCCTGGCGGCCGAGCACGGGATCACCCTTCGCGCCCAGCCCGAGGGGGACCTGGGCGAGCGCATGCATCGCGCCCTGGCGGCCATGGAGGCACCGGGACTGCTGATTGGCAGCGACTGTCCGGCCCTCACCCCGACGCTGCTGACCCTATGCCGTGCGGCGCTGAACGACGCCGACGGCGTCTTCCTGCCGGTCGAGGATGGCGGCTATGCGCTGGTGGGGGTCCGGCGGTCCGATCGCCACCTCTTCACCGCCATCGACTGGGGCAAGAACCAGGTCATGGCGCAGACCCGCGAGCGTGCCGAGGCACTGGGCTGGCGGCTGGCCTGCCCCGCCCGCCTCTGGGACGTCGACCGGCCGGAGGACCTCGAGCGCCTGGCCCGGCACGGAGAGCCGTTCACGGGCATCACGCCCGACGATCGGGGATGA
- a CDS encoding DinB family protein: MPYPAPPPPRTAPGLIEENLLALAQLRDLVDDLSPAAYRQVFGVHGRHTVGKHVRHIIDHYEALVIGLEEGGETLDYERRRRDASLEQRPHEAGRRLAALETWLASLAGEAPPDRLALAYVQKAAREETTLSLPSSLARELAFLASHTIHHMAIIALLAEQVGIAVPPSFGVHPSTLRHWERDAEPGPGVRRRAS, encoded by the coding sequence ATGCCATACCCCGCACCCCCGCCACCGCGAACCGCCCCCGGCCTCATCGAGGAGAACCTGCTGGCGCTTGCCCAGCTGAGGGACCTGGTCGATGACCTGTCCCCCGCGGCCTATCGCCAGGTCTTCGGCGTGCACGGTCGCCACACCGTCGGCAAGCATGTCCGACACATCATCGATCACTACGAGGCCCTGGTGATCGGTCTCGAGGAGGGAGGGGAGACCCTCGACTACGAGCGTCGCCGCCGTGATGCCTCCCTCGAGCAGAGGCCGCACGAGGCCGGCCGACGCCTGGCCGCCCTCGAGACGTGGCTCGCGTCCCTGGCCGGCGAGGCGCCTCCGGATCGGCTGGCCCTGGCCTATGTCCAGAAGGCTGCCCGGGAAGAGACGACCCTCTCCCTGCCGTCCAGCCTGGCCCGTGAACTGGCCTTCCTGGCCAGCCACACCATTCATCACATGGCGATCATCGCCCTGCTGGCCGAGCAGGTCGGAATCGCCGTGCCGCCATCCTTCGGGGTTCACCCCTCCACACTGCGCCACTGGGAGCGGGACGCCGAGCCCGGCCCCGGCGTCCGGCGGCGGGCCTCATGA
- a CDS encoding DUF302 domain-containing protein: MWTSMKGTAMGVLLAMPLVVLAETHGIRHLASSDDIGSVEERLRAAIEEKGLTLMNVVDHADNAKKAGLSLPATRTFIFGNPKVGTPMMQCQGSVALDLPQKMVVRETDEGVRLEWNDPHYLAERHGLEGCELPLDKVAGVLEGVASAAAGQ, translated from the coding sequence ATGTGGACATCGATGAAGGGAACGGCCATGGGGGTGCTCCTGGCCATGCCGCTGGTGGTTCTGGCGGAAACGCACGGCATCCGGCATCTCGCGTCGAGCGACGATATCGGAAGCGTCGAGGAGCGGCTGCGGGCGGCGATCGAGGAAAAGGGGCTGACCCTGATGAACGTCGTCGATCATGCCGACAATGCGAAGAAGGCGGGACTGTCACTGCCGGCGACCCGGACCTTCATCTTTGGCAACCCCAAGGTGGGGACGCCGATGATGCAGTGCCAGGGCAGCGTGGCGCTGGATTTGCCGCAGAAGATGGTGGTGAGGGAGACCGACGAGGGGGTCCGGCTGGAGTGGAACGACCCTCACTACCTGGCCGAGCGCCACGGCCTCGAGGGCTGTGAACTGCCCCTGGACAAGGTCGCCGGCGTGCTGGAGGGCGTGGCCAGCGCGGCCGCCGGCCAGTGA
- a CDS encoding DUF3047 domain-containing protein, whose product MATRALLPPCLLTLAILASGPAIAADDLHFSPEDIQAWPTRSFEGETEYRVVEKEGTRALQARARRQASAKYLEREIDLRETPYLQWCWKVSGIHEGLDETRKSGDDYPARVYVARKTGLLPWQVESVNYVWASSQPAGSDWPNAFTSRAQLLALESGSPRVGDWVAEVRDVGEDYLRLFGSRPDTIDGLALMSDGDNAGVDATAWFTHLAFSATPAPPSCP is encoded by the coding sequence ATGGCGACCCGTGCGCTGCTTCCTCCTTGCCTGCTGACGCTCGCCATCCTGGCGTCGGGGCCGGCCATCGCGGCAGATGACCTGCACTTCTCGCCGGAGGACATCCAGGCCTGGCCGACACGCAGCTTCGAGGGCGAGACCGAGTACCGGGTCGTCGAGAAGGAGGGCACCAGGGCGCTCCAGGCCCGCGCTCGCCGGCAGGCCTCGGCAAAATACCTGGAACGCGAGATCGACCTGCGCGAGACACCCTACCTGCAGTGGTGCTGGAAGGTGTCGGGGATTCATGAGGGACTCGATGAGACGCGCAAGTCGGGAGACGATTACCCGGCCAGGGTCTACGTGGCTCGCAAGACGGGCCTGCTGCCCTGGCAGGTGGAGTCGGTGAACTATGTCTGGGCCTCGAGTCAGCCTGCGGGCAGCGACTGGCCCAATGCCTTCACCTCGCGCGCCCAGCTGCTGGCCCTGGAGAGTGGCTCGCCGCGGGTCGGTGACTGGGTGGCGGAAGTGCGCGACGTCGGCGAGGACTACCTTCGGCTATTCGGCAGCCGCCCGGACACCATCGATGGCCTGGCCCTGATGAGCGATGGCGACAATGCCGGCGTGGACGCCACGGCCTGGTTCACGCATCTGGCCTTCTCCGCGACGCCTGCGCCTCCCTCCTGCCCCTGA
- a CDS encoding DUF302 domain-containing protein: protein MSRTWLAVGLMALTLAVTATAESRWPEQGWRVMPTTLSYPELLKGLRAAVEAEGMYVVTDVGPTEAAASRGITIPGNRVLGVFRNDYAVNILRLSVPAMIEAPMRFYVTENDDGTGTLAWKTPSHLLDPYMEDAGAELDRIAHELDARFSAIADRAAGASP from the coding sequence ATGAGTCGCACCTGGCTGGCGGTTGGGCTGATGGCCCTGACGCTCGCCGTTACGGCGACGGCCGAGAGCCGATGGCCCGAGCAGGGGTGGCGTGTGATGCCCACCACGCTCTCCTACCCCGAACTGCTGAAGGGCCTGCGAGCGGCGGTCGAGGCCGAGGGGATGTACGTGGTCACCGATGTCGGCCCCACCGAGGCCGCGGCCAGTCGGGGGATCACCATTCCCGGCAACCGGGTCCTGGGCGTGTTTCGCAACGACTATGCCGTGAACATCCTGCGGCTGAGCGTTCCGGCGATGATCGAGGCCCCCATGCGCTTCTATGTCACCGAGAATGACGACGGCACCGGCACGCTGGCCTGGAAGACGCCGAGCCACCTGCTCGACCCCTACATGGAAGACGCTGGCGCCGAGCTGGACCGCATCGCCCACGAGCTCGATGCGCGCTTTTCCGCCATTGCCGATCGCGCCGCCGGGGCATCGCCCTAG
- a CDS encoding ATP-binding cassette domain-containing protein — translation MNTPHRLDLDDVRIRLGGQTLVALDARIGPGEVLTVMGPSGSGKSTLLAYLAGFLAPEFQATGRILLDGRDLGDLPAERRGIGLLFQDPLLFPHLSVAGNLRFGMPRATADKAARVEQALARIGLADYGHRDPATLSGGQKARVALMRLLLSAPCAVLLDEPFSKLDTHLRQEMRQLVFDRLREAGLPSLLVTHDREDAAAAGGRVIELSS, via the coding sequence ATGAATACCCCCCATCGACTCGACCTCGACGACGTCCGTATCCGCCTGGGCGGCCAGACACTGGTGGCGCTCGATGCCCGCATCGGGCCGGGCGAGGTGCTCACCGTCATGGGCCCGTCCGGCTCGGGCAAGTCGACCCTGCTGGCCTACCTGGCCGGCTTCCTGGCCCCCGAGTTCCAGGCTACCGGCCGCATCCTGCTGGACGGCCGCGACCTCGGCGACCTGCCGGCCGAACGCCGCGGCATCGGCCTGCTGTTCCAGGACCCGCTGCTCTTCCCCCACCTGTCGGTGGCCGGCAACCTGCGCTTCGGCATGCCCCGGGCCACCGCCGACAAGGCCGCCCGGGTCGAGCAGGCCCTGGCCCGCATCGGCCTCGCCGACTACGGCCACCGCGACCCGGCCACGCTGTCCGGGGGCCAGAAGGCCCGGGTGGCGCTGATGCGGCTGCTGCTGTCGGCCCCCTGCGCGGTGCTGCTGGACGAGCCCTTCTCGAAGCTCGACACCCACCTGCGCCAGGAGATGCGCCAGCTCGTGTTCGATCGCCTGCGCGAGGCCGGCCTGCCGAGCCTGCTGGTCACCCACGACCGCGAGGACGCCGCGGCGGCCGGTGGGCGGGTGATCGAGCTGTCGTCCTGA
- a CDS encoding DUF3179 domain-containing protein → MSRWRCPTLLVFVAWLLLSPTAALAALPTEETPRVPLAYSLQEFREAVRAGGPGKDGIPSIDRPRFHSAAEARLAPDDLVIGLYLGGEARAYPQRILVWHEIVNDTVDGRPVSITYCPLTGSALGFHRGDAELGVSGRLVNSNLVMYDRTTGSEVPQMLGVAIDGPLAGRGLEELRLVWTTWDAWKTRHPDTRVLSRETGHVRNYRHDPYGSYAPLRGYYRPQSARLFPVMTESRRLPPKASVLGFRTIQGAAAVTREALRREAVIELAVGDSHYTVISDADLATGWVFHNPRRVEIRVDDLTFGPAGVSGGGTEALGPIHAFEAMWFAWAAFYPDTLLYGAAEDVP, encoded by the coding sequence ATGTCCCGGTGGCGTTGTCCCACGCTCTTGGTGTTTGTCGCCTGGCTGCTGCTGTCACCGACGGCGGCACTGGCGGCGCTGCCCACCGAGGAAACGCCCCGCGTGCCCCTGGCGTACTCCCTGCAGGAGTTCCGCGAGGCGGTGCGCGCCGGCGGCCCCGGCAAGGACGGCATCCCCTCCATCGACCGGCCCCGCTTCCACTCGGCGGCCGAGGCGCGGCTCGCGCCGGACGACCTCGTTATCGGCCTCTACCTGGGCGGCGAGGCCCGCGCCTATCCGCAGCGTATCCTGGTGTGGCACGAGATCGTCAACGACACCGTGGACGGCCGCCCCGTCAGCATCACCTACTGCCCGCTGACCGGCAGCGCCCTGGGCTTTCATCGCGGCGACGCCGAACTCGGCGTCTCCGGCCGGCTGGTCAACAGCAACCTGGTCATGTATGACCGCACCACCGGCAGCGAGGTGCCGCAGATGCTCGGCGTGGCCATCGACGGCCCGCTGGCGGGGCGAGGGCTCGAGGAGCTGCGCCTGGTCTGGACCACCTGGGACGCCTGGAAGACGCGTCATCCGGACACCCGGGTGCTTAGCCGCGAGACCGGCCACGTGCGCAACTATCGACACGACCCCTACGGCAGCTACGCCCCGTTGCGCGGCTACTATCGCCCGCAGAGCGCCCGGCTCTTTCCGGTGATGACCGAGAGCCGCCGCCTGCCGCCCAAGGCCAGCGTGCTGGGCTTTCGCACCATCCAGGGCGCGGCCGCCGTGACCCGCGAGGCGCTGCGCCGCGAGGCGGTGATCGAGCTTGCCGTCGGCGACAGCCACTATACGGTGATCTCCGACGCCGACCTGGCGACCGGTTGGGTCTTTCACAATCCCCGGCGGGTCGAGATCCGCGTCGATGACCTGACCTTCGGCCCGGCGGGCGTCAGCGGCGGCGGCACCGAGGCCCTCGGTCCGATCCATGCCTTCGAGGCCATGTGGTTCGCCTGGGCGGCGTTCTATCCCGATACCCTGCTCTACGGGGCGGCGGAGGACGTGCCATGA
- a CDS encoding YiiX/YebB-like N1pC/P60 family cysteine hydrolase: protein MLDRCGHGLGGWLSCPRPWYRPQQPVEEDIQAFLEPGDVLLVEGSSRISTVIKYLTQSTWSHAALYVGDGGFVEADLSEGVRIVGLAAYEGHALRICRPVGLGPDEIDRLVAFACGRVGHRYDLRNLLDLARYLLPLPPVPMPWRRHMLGLGSGDPTRAICSTLIAEAFQSVSYPILPIPVAGRSRVFRRRHHTLFTPRDFDLSPWFEVVKPHLVGGFDPHGLRWQEPA, encoded by the coding sequence ATGCTCGATCGATGCGGCCACGGGCTCGGGGGCTGGCTCTCCTGCCCGAGGCCCTGGTACCGTCCCCAGCAGCCGGTCGAGGAGGATATCCAGGCCTTTCTCGAGCCCGGTGACGTCCTGCTGGTCGAAGGCTCCTCTCGGATCAGCACGGTGATCAAGTACCTCACGCAGTCGACCTGGTCCCACGCCGCCCTCTACGTGGGGGATGGCGGCTTCGTCGAGGCGGATCTGTCGGAGGGGGTGCGAATCGTGGGCTTGGCGGCCTACGAGGGCCATGCGCTGCGCATCTGCCGCCCGGTGGGGTTGGGCCCGGACGAGATCGACCGCCTGGTCGCCTTTGCCTGCGGGCGGGTGGGCCACCGCTATGACCTGCGCAACCTCCTGGACCTGGCTCGCTACCTGCTCCCCCTGCCGCCCGTCCCCATGCCCTGGCGACGCCACATGCTGGGGCTGGGCAGCGGGGACCCCACCCGGGCCATCTGCTCGACCCTGATCGCCGAGGCCTTCCAGTCGGTAAGCTACCCGATCCTGCCGATCCCCGTGGCGGGGCGTTCGCGGGTGTTCCGCCGTCGCCACCATACGCTGTTCACCCCGCGGGACTTCGATCTCTCGCCCTGGTTCGAGGTCGTCAAGCCGCACCTGGTGGGAGGCTTCGACCCTCACGGCCTGAGGTGGCAGGAGCCGGCCTGA
- a CDS encoding sigma-70 family RNA polymerase sigma factor, protein MHLRDRSQAEDAVQEAMMSAIEKNDSFAGRSGYETWVFGILKYKILDAMRAQKRQGRWQPLEDEGDDDAIDRQFQQNGRWREDARPSGWGEPETAFENDHFWQVFDACMIALPENAARVFSLRELMGLSTDDICRELGIKENNCWVMLHRARLKLRACIEQGWLKGETS, encoded by the coding sequence ATGCACCTGCGTGATCGAAGCCAGGCCGAGGATGCCGTTCAGGAGGCGATGATGTCCGCCATCGAGAAGAATGACAGTTTTGCGGGACGATCCGGCTACGAGACCTGGGTCTTCGGGATCCTCAAGTACAAGATACTCGATGCCATGCGCGCTCAGAAGCGTCAAGGACGCTGGCAGCCCCTGGAGGACGAGGGCGACGACGACGCCATCGACCGCCAGTTCCAGCAGAATGGCCGGTGGCGGGAAGATGCTCGCCCCTCCGGCTGGGGAGAGCCCGAGACGGCCTTCGAGAACGACCACTTCTGGCAGGTCTTCGATGCCTGCATGATCGCCCTGCCGGAGAATGCCGCCCGGGTGTTTTCCCTGCGCGAGCTGATGGGGCTTTCCACCGACGATATCTGCCGGGAGCTCGGCATCAAGGAGAACAACTGCTGGGTCATGCTGCACCGTGCCCGGCTCAAGCTCCGGGCCTGCATCGAGCAGGGCTGGCTCAAGGGGGAAACCTCATGA
- a CDS encoding zf-HC2 domain-containing protein, translating to MMMCREATRLMSLKQDRPLTLQERLSLRLHLVMCGPCRECDRQFTLLHGVGRHFGPKQEDDGP from the coding sequence ATGATGATGTGCAGGGAGGCCACGCGCCTGATGTCGCTCAAGCAGGATCGTCCCCTCACCCTGCAGGAGAGGCTGTCGCTGCGGCTGCACCTCGTCATGTGCGGCCCGTGCCGGGAGTGTGACAGGCAGTTCACGCTGCTCCATGGCGTCGGGAGGCATTTCGGCCCGAAGCAGGAAGATGACGGGCCCTGA
- a CDS encoding ABC transporter permease produces MLRLAPALIVTLLVAPILAGLAMALLPAFGYLPALGGDDISLAPWRALAAQPGIGRSVAISFASGLIATAISLAVVLLYLAAATGSRLDRWIRRLVSPLLSIPHAAAAFGLAFLIAPSGLIARLASPTLTGWERPPDLLIVQDPWGLSLIAGLVIKEVPFLLLMSLAALPQLDPERRVAMARSLGYRPAIAWLKVVAPALYPLIRLPVFAVIAYASSVVDVAMILGPTLPPTLAVSILTWFSDPDLDQRFLASAGAILQLGVTAAALLAWWGLERLVARLMNVWIARGGRRRGETCLHVGGKLWILLATGVAFAGIAGLAIYSVAGFWRFPDALPRSMTLDHWAQALPSLGGPLASTALIALGSTLLAGVLALAALENEQRTGRAASKALWLLYLPLIVPQIAFLFGLVVVMEQLGTRPTHGLITFGHLLFVLPYVFLSLSEAYRRLDPRWSQLALTLGVSRNAAFWRVRLPMLLAPLLTALAVGLAVSIGQYLPTQLLGAGRVTTVTTEAVSLAAGGNRRVIGVWALVQACLPLVGFVIAIGLPRLLWSNRRGMQGAP; encoded by the coding sequence ATGCTGCGCCTGGCACCCGCGCTCATCGTCACCCTGCTGGTCGCGCCGATCCTGGCGGGCCTCGCCATGGCCCTGCTGCCGGCCTTCGGCTACCTGCCGGCGCTCGGCGGGGACGACATCTCCCTGGCGCCCTGGCGGGCACTGGCCGCCCAGCCGGGCATCGGGCGATCGGTCGCCATCAGCTTCGCCAGCGGACTCATCGCCACCGCCATCTCGCTGGCGGTGGTGCTGCTCTACCTGGCGGCCGCCACGGGCAGCCGGCTGGACCGCTGGATCCGGCGCCTGGTCTCGCCCCTGCTCTCCATTCCCCATGCCGCCGCGGCCTTCGGGCTGGCCTTCCTGATCGCCCCTTCCGGGCTGATCGCGCGGCTGGCGTCACCAACGCTGACGGGCTGGGAGCGCCCGCCGGACCTGCTGATCGTCCAGGACCCCTGGGGGCTGTCGCTGATCGCGGGGCTGGTGATCAAGGAGGTGCCCTTCCTGCTGTTGATGAGCCTGGCGGCGCTGCCCCAGCTCGACCCCGAGCGTCGCGTGGCCATGGCCCGTTCACTGGGCTATCGACCCGCCATCGCCTGGCTCAAGGTCGTGGCGCCGGCCCTCTACCCGCTGATCCGCCTGCCGGTGTTCGCGGTCATCGCCTACGCCTCGTCGGTGGTGGACGTGGCGATGATCCTGGGCCCCACCCTGCCGCCGACGCTGGCCGTGTCGATCCTCACCTGGTTCAGCGACCCCGACCTCGACCAGCGCTTCCTGGCCTCGGCCGGCGCGATCCTGCAACTCGGCGTCACCGCCGCGGCGCTGCTGGCCTGGTGGGGGCTGGAGCGGCTCGTGGCCAGGCTGATGAACGTCTGGATCGCCCGCGGCGGCCGCCGGCGGGGCGAGACCTGCCTGCACGTCGGCGGCAAGCTGTGGATCCTGCTCGCCACGGGGGTCGCCTTCGCCGGCATCGCCGGCCTGGCGATCTACTCGGTGGCCGGATTCTGGCGGTTTCCCGACGCCCTGCCCCGCAGCATGACGCTGGACCACTGGGCCCAGGCGCTGCCCTCCCTGGGCGGGCCTCTCGCCTCGACGGCCCTGATCGCGCTGGGCTCGACCCTGCTCGCCGGGGTGCTGGCCCTGGCGGCCCTGGAGAACGAGCAGCGCACCGGGCGAGCCGCCTCGAAGGCCCTCTGGCTGCTCTACCTCCCGCTGATCGTGCCCCAGATCGCCTTCCTGTTCGGCCTGGTGGTGGTGATGGAGCAGCTCGGCACCCGGCCGACCCACGGCCTGATCACCTTCGGTCACCTGCTGTTCGTGCTGCCCTATGTCTTCCTCTCGCTCTCGGAGGCCTACCGGCGCCTCGACCCGCGCTGGTCCCAGCTGGCCCTGACGCTCGGCGTCTCGCGCAATGCGGCCTTCTGGCGGGTCCGCCTGCCGATGCTGCTGGCCCCCCTGCTGACCGCCCTTGCCGTGGGGCTGGCGGTGAGCATCGGCCAGTATCTGCCCACCCAGCTGCTGGGCGCGGGACGGGTGACCACCGTCACCACCGAGGCGGTCTCGCTGGCCGCCGGCGGCAATCGGCGTGTGATCGGGGTCTGGGCGCTGGTCCAGGCCTGCCTGCCGCTGGTGGGCTTCGTGATCGCCATCGGCCTGCCGAGGTTGCTATGGTCGAACCGCCGCGGCATGCAGGGAGCCCCATGA
- a CDS encoding TIGR04283 family arsenosugar biosynthesis glycosyltransferase, with protein MPARPRLSIIVPSLDEAVIIETQLTRLAPLRERGVEVLVVDGGSRDDTPSRAAALATRVIESESGRARQMNAGAREARGRHLLFLHADTRLPPGAESAIASALSRRHVWGRFDVRLAGDHPLLGVIAFAMNRRSRLTGIATGDQGLFMTREAFEAAGGFPDQPLMEDIEMSRRLKRLSPPACLGEKVTTSGRRWERQGAWRTILLMWRLRWRYWRGASPDDLARDYHHVR; from the coding sequence ATGCCGGCGAGGCCGCGGCTCAGCATCATCGTTCCGAGCCTCGATGAGGCCGTCATCATCGAGACGCAGCTGACCCGCCTCGCCCCCCTGCGCGAGAGGGGCGTGGAGGTCCTGGTCGTGGACGGCGGCAGCCGCGACGATACGCCGAGCCGGGCCGCCGCACTGGCCACGCGGGTGATCGAGAGCGAGTCCGGCCGCGCCCGGCAGATGAATGCCGGGGCGCGCGAGGCCCGCGGCCGGCACCTGCTGTTCCTGCACGCCGACACCCGGCTCCCGCCGGGGGCCGAGAGTGCGATCGCCTCGGCGCTGTCGCGACGACACGTCTGGGGGCGCTTCGATGTCCGGCTGGCGGGGGATCATCCGCTGCTGGGCGTCATCGCCTTCGCCATGAACCGGCGATCCCGCCTGACGGGCATCGCCACCGGCGACCAGGGCCTGTTCATGACCCGCGAGGCCTTCGAGGCCGCGGGCGGCTTTCCCGACCAGCCGCTGATGGAGGACATCGAGATGTCGCGACGCCTGAAGCGGCTGTCGCCGCCGGCCTGCCTGGGAGAGAAGGTGACGACCTCGGGGCGGCGCTGGGAGCGCCAGGGCGCCTGGCGGACCATCCTGCTGATGTGGCGGCTGCGCTGGCGCTACTGGCGCGGCGCCTCCCCTGACGACCTGGCCCGGGACTACCACCATGTCCGCTGA